The DNA segment GTGGGCCTTCAGCGTGTCTAGAACAAGTGCACCAATGTTCCGTCCAGTTGAGTCTCCCTCCAGTGTAGGCATTGCTAGCAAAGCAGTATGAACAATGCCGTCGACGAATGTGACAACAATCGGGTAGAGCTTTGCATCATTGCCAGTGTCGTTGCTCCCGTCGGTAGCGACCGAAAACGGTCCGGATTGAAGACAGCTTACAACACTACTGACCTGTTGATTGGCCATTTCCTTGGCGATTGCAGCCGTTTTTGTACGAGCGCAAGTGTAGGCCACTGCCTCTTTGGAGTTCGGAAACATTTTCCTGAAGAGGTCTCCCGCATGGTCTGCAGCAGTGAATGGCACGTTGTGCTCGATGAGGAAAGCTGTGAAAAGGCATTCCGCTCGAATAGTGCCTTGGTCCACCGAAGCGCTAAAATATCCACCGAGCTTCTCGTTGGTGTCAACGATCTGTGCCGAGTCCTTGTGCTTCTTTGTTCCGAGATGCAGGAGGATGTCCCGACGACCGGCGTGCGCAATGTTCAGATCACAGCGGCAGACAGTGCAGAAAGCATATTTTTCACCCTTGCGAGATTTCTGAATGCACGGAAAATCCGTCGAATAACTTGGTATGAACGCTTGAAAGTACTTCTTGCTGGACATCTTACAACGACACCCGCAGCAACAACGCTGCACGCCGCGGAAATCACAACGCCACCGGCAACACAACAGGCCTAAGAAGCCCGGCTATGACCACACCAAACGCACCATTTCAAACGGGCAAAcacaacagaagaaagaaagcgaggaagttctctcctttctgcatgaacGCGATGGTGGTGATGACGATGGCTATCCCGTTTGCGAGCCACCAAAGCCTCAGTGTTGCCAACACAGAACCAGAATGTATGGTGTGCAGCCGCcgaacaacaaaaataaacaaaaatcatAAAAATAGAGCGACATTACGATACTCGTAAAAAAACGCTGGAAATCGGGCACTTTACGATAAAATCGTAAAACTTGGCAGGTATGCGGGCGGCATTTACACGCCGTGGCTCAGCATTGTGCACAATCTTTGGGGGCTCCTTCGTATCATTGCTTGGACGACCGCACATTCTGGCACCACTCTTGTTGCACATAATTAATGCCAATCCAACATCGTTCAGAAATGCCAGCAGGTCCAGAGTGTTCCTGCTTAAGAAGCAGTTGTCATTTGCATCAGTCAGATATTCTTCCCAGACATTTGCCAGTGCGAATGAGGTGAAATGAGAGATAACGCCTActggccactttttttctttgttttagtgGGTAACAATGACAGCAAAAAATCCATCTTGTTAGCTCATGGCTGATAATTTCAGGGCACGGTACGTAAACATGCTCCTTTGATGACTCGCTCTACGCTTCACATCTGTTGGCTCCCCAACACCCTCGAACGTCGACGCAACATTTACGATGCCATTGTCCTGACAACGGTGATGTCGCAAATTTTGGTGACACTGGCATCCATACTGCCGTGTCCCTCTTTTTAAGTGCTTTCTCAGATTTCGGTGTACATCCTTGCAGGAGGTGGTGCCAATGGCCCAAATTCTTATTTCCTTCAACTCTTGAAGCAGTGGTATCGAAGTGAAAATAGTTATCAAAGTAACATCTGAAGTTCCCTAGTTTTGGGAGGTGCTCAGTCGACCTCATCTCAATGGAGCCACCAAGCCCTAAGTGCTTGTGCTCCTCAGAGGTGCCGGTGCCTTTTCCTTGAAAAAACTCGAAATCATCCGCCACACTGCTGGAGCTGCAGCAAAGAAACACTTTCACAGCTTCTGGGTTGGGTTTGTTGCGGATAAATTGCTTAGCCATGACTCTCCCTGTAAACGGAATCATTTGTTCATCAGTGCTGTTTTTTTCAGTAGGAGGTAGTTCAAGCCATCTCTCCCCGACAGCATTACGAAGCGGTCGCACTTTCCTAAACTTCTCAGTTCCTGTGTTCTGGGTCTGGCTCTGTGACATGTAATGCAGACCGCAGCCTGAAAAATCTGCTCACGCTCTTTGCTCCCAACACACTTGGAATTTGTGTTGCAGGACTCCAGTACATTTTGATGCGTGGGAATTTCAGTGTTCCATTATCAATAACATTCCGAAGAATGTATTGATTTCTTCTGGTGTTGTTCCAAGGATGGCTCCTGAAGTCTGAAGCGAGAAGCGCGTAGATGTTCGTGCAATATGTAATCTCTTCAAACAGTTCATCTGTAAAGCACCTGATAAAGTACTCACACGGTTCAATCACGACACTGACATCACGACCAGTGGAATGAAATGTGGTGTCATTTCGGCGGTgccctagtggtttgagcatctgccttgcaAGCAGGGGATTCCcaatgccaccgggtacccacgtGATACAAAGCGTGCAAGCTTTCCGGCGTTCCCCCTGCCTTCTGGTCGGCTTCTGCGGGTTACGCAACAATTCTCCTAACCTTGCGttacaaaaataccttgtgccacggcgctctttggcagaTCTCTGTCCTTAGCATACAAGAATTCATCACTATCATCAATGGAACGCACATAAAAAAGTGAACTATTCCAACATATCAATGCGTCACTTACCTCCTCTTCCTGCTGCCCTCTCGAGGGAAAGGTCACCGGTGTTGAAACGTTCGGGTTCTTCAGGCTCATCGCCTCCTGTTCACATTAAACAGTTAAAAGGAGGGTGGATTAATTGAtgtattttaaaaaataatagaaaaaagtttgttgtAATAGCCACATACCAGAGTTAGGAGGATTCATGTCCAGGTCATAATTTTGGGAAAATGGAGGGTTTTCAGCCCGTCTGTTTGGAAACtgcaaaaaccatgcgttcataAAGTTGCGACCACCTAGTGAGATCAGGGCAGAGTGCTAATTTTAGATAATGAGTTGCAACAGAAgaatttaaaagctgctaacttgcctcgTTTTCATTCTCGTCACATTCGATCATGACGTTCTCATTCGCAGAATCCATAACACGGTGGTTGCAATGCAAACGCTAATGACCGGTTGGGTTCAGTTGACAgaatatgcatgacactgctgtgtgcagtgctttGTTTTGTTAGTGTGATTCATTTGTTCATCAATGCTGTTGTTAGTAGGAGGTCGCTCAAGCCATCTCTCCCTGACAGCATTACGAAGCGGCCGCACTTTCCTAAACTTGTCAGTTCCTGTGTGTTCTGGGTCCGGCTCTGTGACATGTAATGCAGACCGGAGCCTGAAAAATCTCCTCACGCTCATTGCTCCCGACACACTGGAATTTGTGTTGCAGAACTCCAGTACATTTTGATGAGTGGGAATTTCAGTGTTTCCACTATCAATAACATTCCGAAGAATGATTTCTTCCGGTGTTTTTTCAAGGATGGCTTCTAAAGTCTGAAGTGTGTAGATGTTCGCGCAATATGCAATCTCTTCAAACAGTTCATCTGTAAAGCACCTGAAGAAGTACTCACACGGTTCAGTCACAACACTGACATCATGACCAGTGGAATGAAATGTGGTGTAATTTCATTTCGGCGGTGCCCTAATGGTTTGACCATCTGCCTTGCAAGCAGGATATTCCcaatgccaccgggtacccagGTGATACAAAGCGTGCTAGCTTTCCGGCGTTCCCCCTGCCTTCTGCTCGGCTTCTGCGGGTTATGCAACAATTTTCACCCCACCTTGCGTcacaaaaataccttgtggcatggcgctctttggcagattctgtccttggcataccagaattcatcactatcgtcaacgcaatgcgtataaaaaggtgaactatttcaacatgtaaatgcatcacttacctcctccctctgacctatccagtgaattgtcattcgtgttggatcggggttcttcgggctggtcgccagctcctgttcacatataaacagttatatggaaggtgctttaactgatgcgttttaaaaaatgataaaaggtttgttgtacaatgac comes from the Amblyomma americanum isolate KBUSLIRL-KWMA chromosome 1, ASM5285725v1, whole genome shotgun sequence genome and includes:
- the LOC144113125 gene encoding uncharacterized protein LOC144113125; amino-acid sequence: MSSKKYFQAFIPSYSTDFPCIQKSRKGEKYAFCTVCRCDLNIAHAGRRDILLHLGTKKHKDSAQIVDTNEKLGGYFSASVDQGTIRAECLFTAFLIEHNVPFTAADHAGDLFRKMFPNSKEAVAYTCARTKTAAIAKEMANQQVSSVVSCLQSGPFSVATDGSNDTGNDAKLYPIVVTFVDGIVHTALLAMPTLEGDSTGRNIGALVLDTLKAHNVPVRNCVGMACDNAPVMIGSKNGVAAVLKENHENIAILGCCCHLINLAAQKGSACLPVSVDEVLIDVYYYLEKSSKGKTN